In Cryptomeria japonica chromosome 10, Sugi_1.0, whole genome shotgun sequence, a genomic segment contains:
- the LOC131027165 gene encoding uncharacterized protein LOC131027165 isoform X1, which yields MESYGNDMFLSQEGYASIDFTLLDRPSTSVASAPESTAALLPDSSFPSFDFLDNSGVDSFGGTLHAAEGTQFGGQGRPEASKDMDWRKEKAHHPSSTNMYIQGVGNQEPRLSSPQFQVPVSQVDFFSAKQSCSDNIQAQLSTSGNRVGDEVHDFFEQENLSQQQSQLERRQNWPILNSNVLSADKRNEESNYVHHSSYDTDKANRARDNAAFDRPRNNDMVSTGMLSFMPLEAQPSDGRHTSRMALGARSPQKSPVLHNSVMDTQPRNHPLNLDSLLTGSSAAHIRANQATSAGDSGTPERSQSNAGSLDGTETQQGHNVGQGLNHGRNDTEGGENMESRVNYDFLGSQIHLKSQPQAGVQYRGARLQPGLDEMQAWKHQFTYQQYQELRRQQQTQQLEQEAQQQQSQQLVQQARQRFHLEQQARQQRAQQLEQQIRQEQVQQLMPHARQQQSQQLMLHVRQQQSQQLEQQARQQQVQQLEQQARQQQAQQLEQQARQQQAQQLEQQARQLQAQQLAQQARQQQAQQLEQQARQLQAQQLEHQARQLQAQQLEQQARQQQAQLLEHQARQQRARLLEQQARQQQALEQRALQQQAQQLDQHTRQQQAQQLDQNARQQQAQQLEQHARWQKQLQQVLAGDNQNMGNQFAPSLYSSSMHDTSAFVRSSSLMSHMGIESHTPTIVPGNLHRFNVGNVNRMPNGSPSLSGFPPEVLLSQDPNIAFQAMALMGAPMDPSVYGSVASMRDAAGQPLNSYPSPQGAVQQLADAPHNLASAANHLVVKPVAHTSGVVASVPGDHRTTSFDPTLTKIDGKQGTLNKSSFGHMFPQNQGVSNLLQGTPMSRTPQLQDFNLKQRSWNEDLGQKDSFQGVSSQVLGDSDAPSESGFNNFQPGGWPSLPANQVAPNLDDRNQSMSEGQYALQGAYQTENTDFLNSLAVNPQGGWSALMQSAVAESPSGDGDHDDWSGLNLHKTETTSGDSLHFHPNVKEPNIWNEQNAQVNNAMNGRSFSLFNDDSVQSVQALPQSNSEGRGHLGSKMEGIQHGNQIKIQSGPSSKLVQETAGHTSTWQDQNLYQHIDKSSNLHPYSNFESRQGNSWISHNREQVPSEGRLSSHHVNYDGSQQNNSLQNQGTFKSESHRMMSLTSKDQSVWNKNEAQETEQNNLFVNANKGYQENENENTESEQLGSCTEKTEGQMYQIRHEGNKGTGASFQSQDPKLNAYQNGQPLQQEELSTGIFSKHVIEDNLENSAGRSGQTLENKYQLDSSSNAILDSSAKNRVIGNTSGYRQSNSSQTWNLFPNSFTSPQRETHDRSKSHYGQNDSLFASQVTHKGDASQQPANHGSDNARNSPQKEDDLQSFGNHRGYSRLGKMSVGLEENSAYNMMRMLPGHLSQQTVANVTTNYQPAEGGIQDLSLRGASYLDSFGRNTPELMDFRHQNVARAFPSNSNVHMGEDALITKLPNDSREKEGGGYHKDISLGHTSTSSSFERTANMGSLNKQASLSSQNMLELLTKPEHMKENDALKGAVFVEQNASVELCESSSDVSLANFGHNKLSGPPQGFDLRLATSPQLLQILHGRSLQSSTPSQTVEALNDKQSHPLKEDGVQRSVDSATHQGLSSKLIEASITDGKSLHLTASAKPLNIPHELSATVSKENADDLKEKASCIVETDIHSLTHPQKTQYIQRTSVLGQLPLSTQSMVSHTVPENQSHVQGSMMCNNQLQGSQGVVIPRQLASTCNAITQSKASSVNAVIDKESEMQGSFPSSTRSFGQSSYPSDLLTQDGQNHKIMSLTGSFSGLRNSDQGLHESWSNSASQMPGASGRAQSAAFLKLLNAFKTNYANHQRLPMGVEKVFPSVFESFRPPSGGSDQSFLTRPDGQMKFGMVGKAAASAHNQTYVPHIFNSQQPASAEELSKQESLFHQMASERGESSGISAPQNSMMGLPVAVPTLPLQTSPLNSQLSMLHSQGQDPRNFLASKIQLNTPSIVSSLNSGLYPTNQDHMKSINGQDSQAIQHSTCPPIQQQSDSCSDGPVDSQASELSDAPRHQYVSANQIMSRTAIQNDFDKKAVKRYKITDAGNNGIDSNMSANSSDQLTNPHTGLEQYNVASTTRAVHELGALSVDTRMVTSSQGNKERSEAAFSQGMTAMIQRRLQNQGYNHLMYQSSQSSSGADDRNHVNSQYANSRSLQFGTDANQKFIAMRMAEMYKRLGEPGRQAALISKQMSHGRNAENLFPATGLATPATSYGSDSALKEFDSTGPAQNPADISLPPTKGNAMHQYQYYLSESNIEPSVTVLPKKRKKVASLLIPWHVEIVQAGGELPSTRDAEMAWAVATNRLTEKEEDEIDTYEEGTKPVARVKRRLKLTTQLMQQLIPPLPTAIIRGKASIEHENATYTLAKTALGDACKLVSTWRTDLGKDVENENLALRQLQKHTKFKGKPLQIAEGFMDRAKNLDDDFMRLDASLSITELRNATQDLDRLAITNRLVRHHGRNLPIEPVKTITEERDSSSDSSFCTRKQYPQRYVTAVPMPKNLPDGVLCYSL from the exons ATGGAATCGTACGGAAACGACATGTTTCTGTCGCAAGAAGGATACGCTTCCATTGATTTCACTCTGCTTGACCGTCCTTCAACCAG TGTTGCATCCGCTCCAGAGTCTACGGCTGCACTACTCCCAG ATTCCTCCTTCCCATCATTTGATTTTTTGGACAACTCTGGTGTAGACTCATTTGGTGGAACACTTCATGCTGCAGAAGGAACACAATTTGGTGGTCAAGGAAG GCCAGAGGCTAGCAAGGACATGGATTGGAGAAAGGAGAAAGCACACCATCCAAGCTCTACTAATATGTATATACAAGGA GTTGGAAATCAAGAGCCCAGATTATCATCACCTCAATTCCAAGTGCCTGTTTCTCAGGTTGACTTTTTTTCTGCAAAGCAATCATGTTCTGATAATATACAAGCACAATTATCTACATCTGGTAACAGAGTTGGGGATGAAGTGCATGATTTTTTTGAGCAGGAGAATTTATCTCAACAACAGTCTCAACTAGAAAGAAGACAAAATTGGCCTATTTTGAACAGCAATGTTTTGTCTGCTGATAAACGGAACGAAGAGTCCAATTATGTACACCATTCATCTTATGACACTGATAAGGCCAACAGAGCTCGTGATAATGCAGCATTTGATCGTCCAAGAAACAATGACATGGTATCAACTGGTATGCTTTCTTTCATGCCATTGGAAGCACAACCTAGTGATGGAAGACACACATCACGAATGGCATTAGGTGCAAGGAGTCCTCAAAAGAGCCCAGTCTTACACAATAGTGTTATGGATACTCAACCAAGGAACCATCCACTGAATTTGGACAGTTTGTTGACTGGATCTTCAGCTGCTCATATCAGAGCAAATCAGGCCACTTCTGCAGGCGATAGTGGAACTCCAGAGCGGAGTCAGTCAAATGCAGGTAGCTTGGATGGCACCGAGACACAACAGGGACACAATGTTGGTCAAGGCTTGAATCATGGCAGGAATGATACAGAAGGAGGGGAGAATATGGAATCTCGGGTTAACTATGATTTCCTTGGAAGTCAAATCCATTTGAAGAGTCAGCCCCAAGCAGGTGTACAATATCGTGGGGCAAGGCTTCAGCCTGGGTTGGATGAAATGCAAGCATGGAAACATCAATTTACTTATCAACAGTATCAAGAATTACGTAGGCAGCAGCAAACCCAGCAGTTAGAGCAGGAAGCACAGCAGCAGCAATCACAACAATTAGTGCAGCAAGCACGGCAACGGTTTCATTTAGAGCAGCAAGCAAGGCAGCAGCGTGCCCAGCAGCTCGAACAGCAAATAAGACAAGAACAAGTTCAGCAGTTAATGCCGCATGCTCGACAACAGCAATCTCAGCAATTAATGCTGCATGTTCGACAGCAGCAATCTCAGCAGTTAGAGCAGCAGGCACGACAACAGCAAGTCCAGCAATTGGAGCAACAGGCTCGGCAGCAACAAGCGCAACAATTAGAGCAGCAGGCTCGACAGCAACAAGCCCAGCAATTAGAGCAACAAGCTCGACAGCTGCAAGCACAGCAACTAGCACAACAAGCTCGGCAGCAGCAAGCCCAGCAATTAGAGCAGCAGGCTCGACAGCTACAAGCCCAACAGTTAGAACATCAGGCTCGACAGCTGCAAGCCCAGCAATTAGAGCAACAAGCTCGACAGCAGCAAGCTCAGCTATTAGAACATCAGGCTCGACAGCAACGGGCTCGGTTATTAGAACAACAGGCTCGACAGCAGCAAGCCTTGGAGCAGCGTGCTCTGCAGCAGCAAGCCCAGCAGTTGGATCAGCATACTCGACAGCAGCAAGCCCAACAGTTAGATCAAAATGCTCGACAGCAGCAAGCTCAGCAGTTAGAGCAGCATGCTCGGTGGCAAAAGCAGCTACAGCAGGTTCTTGCTGGTGACAATCAAAATATGGGAAATCAGTTTGCTCCATCACTTTATAGTTCTTCCATGCATGACACATCTGCTTTTGTGCGCTCAAGTAGTTTGATGTCTCATATGGGGATTGAGAGCCACACTCCAACGATTGTACCAGGTAATCTCCATCGTTTTAATGTTGGTAATGTCAACCGAATGCCAAATGGCTCACCATCACTGTCAGGTTTCCCCCCTGAAGTATTATTATCCCAAGATCCAAACATAGCATTTCAGGCTATGGCTTTGATGGGTGCGCCCATGGATCCATCTGTTTATGGTTCTGTGGCTAGCATGAGGGATGCAGCTGGTCAGCCGCTAAACTCTTATCCTAGTCCACAGGGAGCAGTGCAACAACTTGCAGATGCACCACATAATCTGGCTTCAGCTGCTAATCATCTGGTAGTAAAACCAGTAGCCCATACTTCAGGGGTGGTAGCCTCTGTTCCTGGTGATCATCGGACAACTTCATTTGATCCAACATTAACCAAGATTGATGGGAAACAAGGTACACTTAACAAATCTTCATTTGGACATATGTTTCCACAGAATCAGGGAGTGAGTAACTTGCTGCAAGGAACTCCTATGTCAAGAACTCCCCAACTGCAAGATTTCAATTTAAAGCAAAGGAGCTGGAATGAAGATCTGGGGCAAAAAGATAGTTTTCAAGGGGTGTCTTCCCAAGTGTTGGGTGATTCGGATGCACCATCTGAAAGCGGTTTTAATAATTTTCAGCCAGGTGGGTGGCCTTCTTTGCCTGCTAATCAGGTTGCACCTAATCTCGATGATAGGAACCAGAGCATGAGTGAAGGGCAGTATGCACTTCAAGGTGCATATCAGACAGAAAACACTGATTTTTTGAACAGTCTGGCAGTTAATCCACAGGGTGGTTGGAGTGCGCTCATGCAATCAGCTGTAGCAGAGTCTCCTTCAGGTGACGGGGATCATGATGATTGGAGTGGCCTGAATTTGCATAAAACTGAGACAACTTCTGGTGATTCTCTACATTTTCATCCTAATGTGAAAGAACCAAACATTTGGAATGAACAAAATGCTCAAGTGAATAATGCTATGAATGGAAGATCTTTTAGTCTTTTCAATGATGATAGTGTCCAGAGTGTTCAAGCTTTGCCACAGAGCAATTCAGAAGGAAGAGGTCACCTTGGATCAAAAATGGAGGGCATCCAGCATGGGAATCAAATAAAGATACAATCAGGACCTTCGTCCAAGTTGGTTCAAGAAACAGCAGGACACACTAGTACCTGGCAAGACCAGAATCTCTATCAACATATTGATAAAAGTAGCAACCTACATCCTTATTCTAACTTTGAGAGTAGGCAAGGAAACTCCTGGATCTCTCACAATAGAGAGCAAGTTCCGTCTGAGGGCAGGTTGTCTTCACACCATGTTAATTATGATGGAAGCCAGCAGAACAATTCATTGCAGAACCAGGGTACCTTTAAATCTGAATCTCATAGAATGATGAGCCTCACATCTAAGGATCAGAGTGTTTGGAACAAAAATGAAGCACAGGAGACTGAACaaaataatttatttgtaaatgCCAACAAAGGGTATCAAGAAAATGAAAATGAGAATACAGAAAGTGAGCAGCTGGGTAGTTGTACAGAGAAAACTGAGGGCCAAATGTACCAAATAAGGCATGAGGGAAATAAAGGCACAGGTGCATCATTCCAAAGTCAAGATCCAAAACTAAATGCGTATCAGAATGGGCAGCCTCTGCAGCAAGAAGAGTTAAGCACAGGCAttttttctaaacatgtcattgaggATAATTTGGAGAATAGTGCAGGGAGGAGCGGACAAACACTAGAAAACAAGTACCAGTTAGATAGTTCCAGTAATGCCATTTTGGATTCGTCTGCCAAGAATAGAGTAATTGGAAATACTTCAGGTTATCGCCAGAGTAATAGTTCACAAACTTGGAATTTGTTTCCCAATAGCTTCACCAGTCCACAGAGAGAAACACATGATAGAAGTAAGTCACATTATGGTCAGAACGATTCTCTATTTGCCAGTCAGGTAACACACAAGGGTGATGCTAGTCAACAACCTGCAAATCATGGAAGTGACAATGCCAGAAACAGCCCTCAGAAGGAAGATGATTTGCAATCTTTTGGTAATCATAGAGGATATAGCAGGCTGGGTAAGATGAGTGTTGGCTTGGAGGAGAATTCTGCTTATAATATGATGAGAATGCTGCCAGGGCATTTGTCCCAGCAGACAGTAGCAAATGTTACGACAAATTATCAACCTGCAGAAGGTGGGATACAAGACCTGTCTCTGAGAGGGGCATCATACTTGGATTCATTTGGACGAAATACTCCTGAATTAATGGACTTTCGGCACCAAAATGTTGCAAGGGCATTCCCATCAAATAGTAATGTACATATGGGCGAG GATGCTCTCATCACAAAGTTACCAAATGATTCAAGAGAAAAAGAAGGCGGGGGATATCATAAAGACATTTCATTAGGCCATACATCTACCAGTTCTTCATTTGAAAGAACAGCAAACATGGGGAGTTTAAACAAACAAGCATCTTTATCAAG CCAAAACATGCTTGAACTGTTGACTAAGCCAGAGCATatgaaagaaaatgatgccttaaaGGGTGCTGTTTTTGTTGAGCAGAATGCATCAGTTGAACTGTGTGAATCATCTTCTGATGTTTCACTTGCTAATTTTGGTCATAACAAGTTATCAGGGCCTCCTCAGGGTTTTGACCTCAGATTGGCTACTTCCCCACAACTATTGCAAATTTTGCATGGTCGATCACTGCAGTCAAGCACTCCTTCACAAACTGTTGAAGCACTAAATGATAAACAGAGCCATCCATTGAAGGAAGATGGTGTTCAAAGGAGTGTAGATTCTGCAACCCATCAAGGTTTGTCATCAAAGTTAATTGAAGCTTCCATAACTGATGGCAAAAGTTTGCATTTAACTGCTTCAGCAAAGCCATTAAACATCCCTCATGAATTATCAGCAACAGTTTCAAAAGAGAATGCCGATGATTTGAAGGAGAAAGCTTCTTGCATTGTGGAGACCGATATTCATTCATTGACTCATCCTCAAAAAACACAATACATACAACGTACAAGTGTACTTGGACAACTACCATTAAGTACTCAATCAATGGTTTCACATACAGTCCCAGAAAACCAATCTCATGTGCAAGGTAGTATGATGTGTAATAATCAGCTTCAAGGCTCCCAAGGTGTAGTGATTCCGAGACAATTAGCATCAACATGCAATGCAATTACCCAATCTAAGGCTTCTTCTGTTAATGCTGTTATAGACAAAGAGTCTGAAATGCAGGGTTCTTTTCCATCATCAACTAGATCTTTTGGGCAAAGCAGTTATCCAAGTGATTTACTTACTCAAGATGGACAAAACCATAAGATTATGTCTTTAACTGGCAGCTTTTCTGGCTTGAGGAACAGTGATCAGGGTTTACATGAATCTTGGTCAAACTCTGCATCTCAAATGCCCGGAGCATCGGGGAGAGCTCAATCTGCTGCATTTTTAAAGTTGCTTAATGCCTTCAAAACAAATTATGCAAATCATCAAAGATTGCCAATGGGGGTTGAAAAGGTATTTCCAAGTGTCTTTGAGTCATTTCGTCCACCGAGTGGTGGGTCAGATCAATCCTTTTTGACAAGGCCAGATGGTCAgatgaaatttggtatggtaggGAAGGCAGCAGCTTCAGCACACAACCAGACATATGTACCACATATATTCAATTCTCAGCAGCCTGCATCAGCAGAAGAGCTTTCAAAACAAGAAAGTTTATTTCATCAGATGGCATCTGAAAGAGGTGAATCAAGTGGCATTTCTGCCCCCCAAAACTCAATGATGGGTTTGCCAGTTGCTGTGCCCACTTTGCCACTTCAAACTTCTCCACTAAATTCTCAGTTGTCTATGCTTCACTCTCAAGGGCAGGATCCAAGAAATTTTTTGGCATCCAAGATTCAACTAAATACACCGTCAATTGTTTCCTCACTTAATTCAGGTCTTTATCCAACAAATCAAGATCATATGAAGTCTATAAATGGGCAGGATTCTCAAGCAATCCAACATTCTACTTGCCCGCCTATCCAACAGCAAAGTGATTCTTGCAGCGACGGTCCAGTGGACAGCCAAGCCTCCGAGCTTTCAGATGCTCCTCGTCATCAGTATGTTTCTGCTAATCAGATTATGTCAAGGACAGCCATACAAAATGATTTTGATAAGAAAGCTGTTAAAAGGTATAAGATCACAGATGCTGGCAATAATGGTATTGATTCAAACATGAGTGCAAACTCCAGTGATCAATTAACAAATCCTCATACAGGGTTGGAACAATATAATGTTGCTTCTACAACTAGAGCAGTACATGAACTTGGAGCTTTATCAGTTGACACTAGAATGGTTACTTCTTCccaaggaaataaagaaagaagcGAAGCAGCCTTTAGTCAAGGGATGACTGCAATGATACAAAGGCGATTGCAAAATCAAGGCTACAATCACCTTATGTATCAATCCTCACAGTCTTCTTCAGGAGCAGATGATAGAAATCATGTTAATTCACAATATGCAAATTCCAGATCATTGCAGTTTGGTACTGATGCTAACCAGAAATTCATTGCAATGCGAATGGCTGAAATGTATAAAAGATTGGGCGAACCTGGAAGGCAAGCAGCACTAATTTCTAAACAGATGAGTCATGGGAGAAATGCTGAGAACTTGTTTCCTGCTACAGGATTAGCAACACCTGCCACCAGTTATGGTAGTGACTCAGCTCTGAAAGAATTTGATTCTACAGGACCTGCACAAAACCCAGCAGATATATCATTGCCTCCCACTAAGGGGAATGCCATGCATCAATATCAATATTATTTATCTGAATCTAACATTGAGCCTTCAGTTACAGTTTTACCTAAGAAACGCAAAAAAGTTGCATCGCTGCTTATTCCATGGCATGTAGAGATTGTTCAAGCTGGAGGAGAGCTTCCCTCTACAAG AGATGCTGAGATGGCATGGGCAGTTGCAACAAACCGTCTGACAGAAAAG GAAGAAGATGAGATTGACACCTATGAAGAAGGGACAAAACCTGTAGCTCGAGTAAAAAGAAGATTGAAGCTGACAACTCAGCTGATGCAGCAACTCATTCCACCTCTACCTACTGCAATAATTCGTGGAAAAGCAAGTATTGAACATGAGAATGCAACTTACACTCTTGCTAAAACAGCATTGGGTGATGCATGCAAGCTAGTTTCCACTTGGAGGACAGACCTGGGAAAGGATGTAGAAAATGAAAACTT GGCCTTAAGGCAGCTTCAGAAACATACAAAGTTCAAAGGAAAGCCTTTGCAAATAGCAGAAGGATTTATGGATAGAGCAAAGAATTTGGACGATGACTTCATGAG GTTGGATGCCTCACTCTCGATAACTGAGCTAAGAAATGCAACACAAGATTTGGATAGATTGGCAATCACAAACAGACTGGTCAGACATCATGGAAGAAACCTTCCCATAGAACCTGTTAAAACTATTACAGAAGAGAGAGATTcctcttctgattcttctttttGTACTCGCAAACAGTATCCTCAAAGATATGTCACAGCAGTCCCAATGCCAAAAAATCTTCCAGACGGGGTGCTATGTTATTCTCTTTAA